GCGAGCACCCCGGCATGGCCCGGCGCGTCGTCGTGAAGGCCGACCTCAGGTGGGAGGTCCGCGACCGGCTGGACCAGGCGAACGTCACCGAACGCGTGCTGTTCCCCGGCCTCGACGGGCTGGCCGCGTGGCTGCACCGCTACTACGGGCCCCGCCCCACGCGGCCCGCCCGGCCGGGGGTTGTCCGGGACGGCCCGGCAGGAGCAGAGTCGGGGCCGCCCGGACGGACCGGGTGACGGGAGGGTGGTCGCGATGGCGGACCTGGTCGTGAAGAACATCGACAGCCCGGACGAGCACCGGGCGTTCCCCGCGAACGGCGTGCTGGACCTGGTGACGCTGCCCGGGGTGACGTTCGCGCGGGCGACGTTCGAGCCCGGGTGGCGGTGGTCGACCGACATCAAGCCGGTCGCGGGCACCGACTCCTGCCAGGTGCACCACAACGGGTACGTGATCTCCGGCCGCATGGGCATCTCGATGGACGACGGCAGCGAGGCCGAGGTCGGCCCGGGCGACGTGTTCGTCTG
This region of Mycobacteriales bacterium genomic DNA includes:
- a CDS encoding cupin domain-containing protein: MADLVVKNIDSPDEHRAFPANGVLDLVTLPGVTFARATFEPGWRWSTDIKPVAGTDSCQVHHNGYVISGRMGISMDDGSEAEVGPGDVFVCPPGHDAWTVGDEACVVADFSSAIAEYAKE